In Lactococcus paracarnosus, a genomic segment contains:
- a CDS encoding organic hydroperoxide resistance protein gives MQKIYTTKMINTGGRSGEVHSPDNSFELKIAAPGSHVADTTNPEQLFAAGYSACFNSALDLVKEGKGVKAASTISAQVSLYAETPTSYVIGVVLEGHIEGLSLEETQELLDIAHTVCPYSKATAGNIDVVIKAV, from the coding sequence ATGCAAAAAATATATACAACAAAAATGATCAACACAGGTGGCCGCTCAGGAGAAGTTCATAGTCCTGATAATAGCTTTGAACTTAAAATTGCTGCACCAGGGTCACATGTTGCAGACACAACGAATCCTGAACAACTCTTTGCAGCAGGCTATAGTGCTTGTTTCAACAGTGCGCTTGATCTAGTAAAAGAAGGCAAAGGCGTTAAAGCTGCTTCAACGATTAGTGCGCAAGTTTCTCTTTACGCTGAAACACCAACAAGCTATGTGATTGGTGTTGTACTAGAGGGTCATATCGAAGGCCTCTCGCTTGAAGAAACACAAGAACTCCTTGATATTGCGCATACAGTTTGCCCATATTCTAAGGCAACTGCTGGCAATATAGATGTTGTCATTAAGGCTGTCTAA
- a CDS encoding ATP-binding protein, whose protein sequence is MFELFFGREKELSKLEQQYQSDKFEFPVIYGRRRVGKTELIKHFLQDKKAIYFQGIAGTDKQNLEALAKTIFEYRNKSFSDELTYQSMAGALDDITALMKAEKLVFVIDEFPYLAEASPSISSLLQYYIDHQWKALDSMLILCGSSMSFIEKQVLSAKSPLYGRDITRYKLFPFTFKETKYFLDNVSIQDAVAYYAMTNGVPYYLGLINQNQSVMENIESLFLDNTAKLFEEPLNLLNMEVRDPSLYLAILNAVAAGNNKYNEISTKTGLSSSHIAPLLGNLIELGLIEKISPLPTGSKKGLYQIKDGLYRFWFTFVSPNVNFIEIGRIQAVKMMIEARFTTFLGPIFEDICRSWLIDESDNKKLPLMLTDVGRWWGGNPKTKQQEEIDITGIGIKEDELLLGECKWTSQSPTLLMLEKLIDRSRLFNHRHKYMYFFSKVAFSDRVIAFAKTEHIRLITLDNLY, encoded by the coding sequence GTGTTTGAATTGTTTTTTGGAAGAGAAAAAGAGTTAAGTAAACTAGAACAACAATATCAAAGTGATAAATTTGAGTTTCCCGTCATCTATGGTCGCCGCCGTGTTGGGAAAACTGAATTAATCAAGCATTTTTTACAAGATAAAAAAGCGATTTATTTTCAAGGGATAGCTGGTACTGACAAGCAAAATTTGGAAGCATTGGCGAAAACAATTTTTGAATATCGCAATAAATCATTTAGCGATGAATTGACTTATCAAAGTATGGCAGGAGCGCTGGATGATATCACAGCTTTGATGAAAGCAGAAAAGCTCGTCTTTGTTATTGACGAGTTCCCCTATCTAGCTGAAGCGAGTCCGTCAATTTCTTCATTGCTTCAATATTATATTGATCATCAGTGGAAAGCATTAGATAGTATGCTGATTCTTTGTGGTTCATCAATGTCATTTATTGAAAAACAAGTCTTATCTGCCAAAAGTCCTTTATATGGACGTGATATTACGCGTTATAAATTATTTCCATTTACATTTAAGGAAACCAAATATTTTTTAGATAATGTAAGTATACAAGACGCAGTTGCTTATTATGCAATGACAAACGGTGTACCATATTATTTGGGGTTAATTAATCAGAATCAGTCTGTAATGGAAAATATTGAATCACTTTTTTTAGATAATACAGCGAAATTGTTTGAAGAGCCTTTGAATTTATTAAATATGGAAGTCAGAGACCCAAGTCTATACTTAGCTATTTTGAATGCTGTTGCAGCTGGCAATAATAAATATAATGAAATCTCTACAAAAACGGGTCTAAGTTCATCTCATATTGCGCCTTTATTAGGAAATTTGATAGAGCTAGGTTTGATTGAAAAAATTTCGCCACTACCAACTGGCAGTAAAAAAGGGCTCTATCAAATTAAAGATGGGTTATATAGATTCTGGTTTACTTTTGTTTCTCCAAACGTTAATTTTATCGAGATTGGTAGAATTCAAGCTGTAAAAATGATGATAGAAGCACGATTTACAACTTTCCTAGGTCCTATTTTTGAAGATATTTGTCGTTCTTGGTTGATTGATGAATCTGATAATAAGAAACTACCACTAATGCTTACTGATGTTGGCAGATGGTGGGGTGGTAATCCTAAAACTAAACAGCAAGAAGAAATCGATATTACAGGTATTGGCATTAAGGAAGATGAATTATTGCTTGGTGAATGCAAATGGACTAGCCAATCACCCACACTTCTGATGCTGGAGAAGCTGATTGATCGTAGTAGGCTATTTAATCATCGGCATAAATATATGTATTTTTTTTCAAAAGTAGCATTTAGCGATCGTGTGATAGCATTTGCTAAAACAGAGCATATTAGATTGATTACTTTGGATAACTTATATTAA
- the alsS gene encoding acetolactate synthase AlsS: protein MKKDKSEQKFGADLIVDSLINHNVKYIFGIPGAKIDKVFDTLVDKGPELIVARHEQNAAFMAQAVGRITGEPGVVIATSGPGASNLATGLVTATAEGDAVLALAGQVKRGDLLKRTHQSMNNAALFEPITKYSAEVQDADTLSEIVANAYRLSKSGKPGASFISIPQDVVDSKVSVKAIKPLQAPKLGNASIDDINYLAQAIKNAVLPVFLLGSGASSTEVTHAIRGLLQHVNIPVVETFQGAGVISRDLIHNFFGRVGLFRNQPGDMLLKKSDLIIAIGYDPIEYEARNWNAEIDSRVIVIDKALAEIDTYYQPERELIGDISQTLENLIPAIRGYKIPDGSQEYLDGLYKVLKANEFDRIADENRVHPLDFIDVFQDQVRDDETVTVDVGSHYIWMARNFKSYEPRHLLFSNGMQTLGVALPWGITAALLRPGKKVYSISGDGGFLFSAQELETAVRLKLPLIHIIWNDGRYNMVEFQEVMKYGRASGVDFGPVDFVKYAEAFGARGLRVTNKEDLAKVLSEIDVTTGPVVIDVPIDYRDNVKLGETILPDEFY, encoded by the coding sequence ATGAAAAAAGACAAAAGTGAACAAAAATTTGGTGCTGATTTAATTGTTGATTCACTAATCAACCACAACGTCAAGTATATTTTTGGGATTCCAGGCGCTAAGATTGATAAAGTATTTGATACCTTAGTAGACAAAGGACCGGAACTGATTGTTGCGCGTCATGAGCAAAATGCAGCATTTATGGCACAGGCTGTTGGTCGTATCACTGGGGAACCGGGTGTCGTTATTGCCACATCTGGTCCTGGTGCATCCAACCTAGCTACTGGTCTTGTAACAGCAACAGCAGAAGGTGATGCTGTTTTAGCACTTGCTGGACAAGTTAAACGTGGCGACCTCTTAAAACGGACACACCAGTCGATGAACAATGCTGCTTTGTTTGAACCAATTACTAAATATTCAGCAGAAGTACAAGATGCGGATACCTTGTCAGAGATTGTAGCTAATGCTTACCGTCTATCTAAATCTGGTAAACCTGGTGCAAGTTTCATCTCTATTCCGCAAGACGTCGTCGATAGCAAGGTGTCTGTTAAAGCCATTAAACCATTACAAGCGCCAAAACTTGGTAATGCGTCAATTGATGATATCAACTATCTGGCACAAGCCATCAAAAATGCCGTCTTGCCAGTCTTTCTTTTAGGTAGTGGTGCCTCATCTACTGAGGTTACCCACGCGATTCGTGGCCTATTACAACATGTGAACATTCCAGTCGTTGAAACATTCCAAGGTGCTGGTGTCATTTCTAGAGACTTGATTCATAACTTCTTTGGTCGCGTTGGGTTATTCCGTAACCAACCCGGAGATATGCTCCTTAAAAAATCTGACTTGATCATCGCCATCGGCTACGACCCAATCGAATATGAAGCAAGAAACTGGAATGCTGAGATTGACAGTCGTGTCATCGTTATCGACAAAGCCTTAGCTGAAATCGATACTTATTATCAACCAGAACGTGAATTGATCGGTGATATTTCACAAACCCTTGAAAACTTGATTCCTGCGATTCGTGGATATAAAATTCCAGATGGCAGCCAAGAGTATTTAGATGGTCTCTATAAAGTCCTTAAAGCAAATGAATTTGATCGGATTGCTGATGAAAACCGTGTCCATCCGCTTGACTTCATTGACGTCTTCCAAGACCAAGTTAGAGATGATGAAACTGTAACTGTCGACGTAGGTAGCCACTATATCTGGATGGCTCGTAACTTCAAATCTTACGAACCACGTCATCTCCTGTTTTCAAACGGGATGCAAACACTTGGTGTTGCCCTACCTTGGGGAATTACAGCAGCCTTGTTACGACCAGGTAAAAAAGTCTATTCTATCTCAGGAGATGGTGGCTTCTTGTTCTCAGCACAAGAACTTGAAACTGCTGTCCGTCTTAAATTACCTTTAATTCATATCATCTGGAATGATGGCCGTTACAACATGGTTGAATTCCAAGAAGTCATGAAATATGGTCGCGCATCGGGCGTTGACTTTGGCCCAGTTGACTTTGTCAAATATGCAGAAGCATTTGGCGCTCGTGGCCTTCGTGTCACAAATAAAGAAGACCTAGCCAAAGTTCTTTCTGAAATAGACGTCACAACAGGACCAGTAGTCATTGATGTACCGATCGACTACCGCGACAATGTTAAGCTTGGCGAAACGATTTTACCGGATGAGTTTTATTAA
- a CDS encoding tetratricopeptide repeat protein produces the protein MSHSENVVELLHAGQFDQMASEIEKAIQVDPAELLADLAEYLSMMGFSSESRQVYEVISQENTANTDIILNLAEMKVDDGDLDGALALLYQVTSTDDNYVAALVMIADLYQLDGVWEAALEKLQEASTLSDSPLVSFAIAELHYNQANWQEAIDYFAKLSQRQILELTKVSIYQRIGTAYASLGEFENAEKFLEKSLEINHDDTVLFELAQISAVLGEHKRAIDYFKQLDALAPDFDGYAYPYAQALIEENEFDSAFAVAKDGLSKNPTDVPLLHLTSRIAYALHDLKASETYLVQALDLAELHDETIFLLSNLYLLQADYEAVINLAPLLDDDHALARWNIAKAYGELEKDTEALAIYDEIDQSVLADNPEFLLDYAHILIRNGRANDAKLSLTQYLASVPDDENAQELFNELI, from the coding sequence ATGTCACATTCTGAAAACGTTGTTGAATTACTCCATGCCGGTCAGTTTGACCAGATGGCGTCTGAAATAGAAAAAGCGATTCAAGTCGATCCTGCTGAACTTTTAGCAGATCTAGCTGAATACCTCTCGATGATGGGCTTCAGTAGTGAAAGTCGTCAAGTCTATGAGGTGATTTCACAAGAGAATACCGCGAATACGGATATTATCCTTAATCTAGCTGAGATGAAGGTCGACGATGGTGATTTAGATGGTGCCTTAGCTTTACTCTATCAAGTTACGTCTACAGACGATAATTATGTCGCAGCGCTTGTGATGATTGCGGATTTATATCAGCTTGATGGGGTTTGGGAAGCAGCGCTAGAAAAACTGCAAGAAGCAAGTACCCTCTCAGATTCTCCCTTGGTTAGTTTTGCGATTGCAGAATTACATTATAATCAAGCAAACTGGCAAGAAGCGATTGATTACTTTGCAAAACTTAGTCAACGTCAGATCCTTGAGTTGACTAAAGTATCTATTTACCAACGCATCGGGACAGCTTATGCCTCACTAGGCGAGTTTGAAAATGCTGAAAAGTTCCTAGAAAAATCATTAGAAATCAATCATGATGACACTGTTTTATTTGAATTAGCACAAATCAGTGCTGTTCTAGGGGAACATAAACGTGCCATTGATTATTTCAAGCAACTAGATGCTTTGGCGCCTGATTTTGATGGCTATGCCTATCCCTATGCGCAGGCTTTGATCGAAGAAAATGAGTTTGACAGTGCATTTGCTGTTGCAAAAGATGGTTTAAGCAAGAATCCCACTGATGTCCCTTTGCTTCATTTGACCAGTCGGATTGCCTATGCGCTTCACGATTTAAAGGCATCAGAGACTTATTTAGTCCAAGCACTTGATCTAGCCGAATTACATGATGAAACGATCTTTTTGCTGAGCAATTTATATCTCTTACAAGCAGACTATGAAGCCGTAATCAACTTGGCACCATTACTAGATGACGATCATGCCCTAGCAAGATGGAACATCGCCAAGGCTTATGGCGAACTCGAAAAGGATACAGAAGCGCTAGCTATCTATGACGAGATCGACCAAAGTGTCCTAGCAGACAATCCTGAATTTCTCTTAGACTATGCGCATATCTTGATTAGAAATGGGCGCGCTAACGATGCAAAACTGTCTCTAACACAGTATTTAGCAAGCGTCCCGGATGATGAAAATGCACAGGAATTATTTAATGAGCTAATATAA
- a CDS encoding GntR family transcriptional regulator, whose translation MTAIYIQIHDEIKQQIETGMYEVGQRLPSERVMSEQFGVSRMTLRQAVTSLVEEGILTRYVGSGTFVASDRVREKMRGTTSFTDIIKNLGKTPSSKVISYQKTKANEVECDKLGLKKGAQIIRMERIRYADDLPICYEVASIPYRLIADFAKDDIANHFYDTLAAAGKKIGRSEQIISAKIVNKEIASFLSIKANAAILSLTQVSYFANSEETAFEYVLSQYAGDRFEFYLER comes from the coding sequence ATGACAGCTATCTATATTCAGATTCATGATGAAATAAAGCAACAAATTGAGACTGGCATGTATGAAGTTGGGCAGAGATTGCCTAGCGAACGCGTGATGTCAGAGCAATTTGGTGTGTCGCGTATGACCCTCAGACAAGCAGTAACAAGTTTGGTCGAAGAAGGTATTTTAACACGCTATGTTGGCTCAGGGACATTTGTTGCAAGTGATCGTGTTCGTGAAAAGATGCGTGGGACAACAAGTTTTACTGATATTATCAAGAACTTGGGCAAGACGCCCAGTTCAAAAGTGATTAGCTATCAAAAAACGAAAGCAAATGAAGTAGAATGTGATAAACTTGGTCTCAAAAAAGGTGCTCAGATTATTCGGATGGAACGGATTCGCTATGCTGATGACTTACCGATTTGTTATGAAGTGGCAAGTATCCCCTATCGCCTGATCGCCGACTTTGCCAAAGATGACATCGCCAATCATTTTTATGATACCTTAGCTGCAGCAGGCAAAAAAATAGGCCGTAGTGAGCAGATTATTTCGGCGAAAATCGTTAATAAGGAAATTGCCAGTTTCTTATCGATAAAAGCTAACGCAGCAATTTTATCATTAACCCAAGTTTCTTATTTTGCAAATAGCGAGGAAACTGCTTTTGAGTATGTCTTGTCACAGTATGCTGGCGACCGGTTTGAGTTTTACCTAGAAAGATAA
- a CDS encoding FUSC family protein translates to MSFQFGRFRLGLRTIKTVIAIFIILLFTHLFHRGQSAAMIAGISAIIAVRDSYTATLKAAKARFIGSALGGTLAVIYFFMYTMTNYNFSVKIILIPLFVLVNIVIMDGFELHPGLVGANATLLIIALTIPETDYIGYALNRVLDTFFGVAVATIMNSVFIHDAPIKRRKLRELVSYKKNKGQDEDK, encoded by the coding sequence ATGTCATTTCAATTTGGGCGTTTTAGATTAGGCCTTAGAACGATTAAAACAGTTATCGCGATTTTTATTATCTTGCTCTTTACCCATCTATTTCACCGAGGACAGTCGGCTGCGATGATCGCAGGGATATCAGCTATCATTGCGGTACGAGACTCTTATACGGCAACGCTTAAAGCTGCTAAAGCAAGGTTTATTGGCTCTGCACTGGGTGGTACGCTTGCCGTTATCTATTTCTTTATGTATACCATGACTAACTATAATTTTTCGGTCAAAATCATCTTAATCCCCCTTTTTGTTTTAGTAAACATCGTGATTATGGATGGTTTTGAGCTGCATCCTGGTCTAGTTGGGGCGAATGCGACCTTATTAATTATTGCCTTGACTATTCCTGAGACTGACTATATCGGTTATGCACTAAACCGTGTTTTAGACACCTTTTTTGGGGTGGCAGTGGCAACGATCATGAATAGTGTCTTTATACATGATGCACCAATCAAGCGAAGAAAACTGAGAGAACTAGTGTCATATAAAAAAAATAAGGGACAGGACGAGGACAAATGA
- the rpsT gene encoding 30S ribosomal protein S20 → MANIKSAIKRAELNIVQKERNSGQKAALRTSIKKFEAAVAAGAEDAQALYVVAAAVIDRAHSKGLIHKNKANRDKSRLSKKLAK, encoded by the coding sequence ATGGCTAACATTAAATCTGCCATCAAACGCGCTGAGTTGAATATCGTTCAAAAAGAACGTAATTCAGGTCAAAAAGCTGCATTGCGCACTTCAATCAAAAAATTTGAAGCTGCCGTTGCTGCTGGTGCTGAAGATGCGCAAGCATTGTACGTTGTTGCAGCTGCTGTAATCGACAGAGCTCATTCCAAAGGTTTAATCCATAAAAACAAAGCTAACCGTGATAAATCACGTTTGTCTAAAAAATTAGCTAAATAA
- a CDS encoding YkgJ family cysteine cluster protein, which translates to MDIEHYKQLALQKQKVHKQFLASLKKRPPKNLDKLTKQIHEEVFMEIDCTKCANCCKSLGPLFTEADISRISKQMRMKLATFEDTYLQVDEDGDKIFQCMPCPFLGTDNLCNIYDVRPKACREFPHTDRNKIYQINQLTIKNTIICPATYLFVEKLRERLA; encoded by the coding sequence ATGGATATCGAACACTACAAACAGTTAGCCTTACAAAAACAAAAGGTTCACAAACAATTTTTGGCATCACTTAAAAAAAGACCCCCTAAAAATTTAGATAAGTTGACTAAACAAATCCATGAAGAAGTCTTCATGGAGATAGATTGTACCAAATGTGCCAACTGCTGTAAATCACTAGGCCCACTCTTTACTGAAGCTGACATCAGTAGGATTTCTAAGCAAATGCGAATGAAATTAGCCACTTTTGAAGATACTTATTTACAAGTTGATGAAGATGGTGACAAAATCTTTCAGTGTATGCCTTGTCCCTTCTTAGGCACAGATAACCTCTGCAACATCTATGATGTGAGACCAAAGGCCTGCCGAGAGTTCCCCCATACTGATCGTAACAAGATTTATCAGATTAACCAGCTCACCATCAAAAATACGATTATTTGTCCCGCAACCTATTTATTTGTTGAAAAGTTGCGTGAACGATTAGCCTGA
- a CDS encoding lipase family protein — protein MSDLFNYNNMYANLSESAYSDRPNNFPPNKYKNKEQVYDFSVDSVYRHKSGEVSSTKGGTHLPNNGIVYLQPDKTLENKTAYYIDYSDTDFFGNPQAKKKNSQKGLLTDEKAGFNAYFVTDSPTLSQETKQTYLAIRGSDGFGLNTLNDWVGNDVNFALTNAYIPQAKLANQALVGKIKDIKRAAPNATLDVTGHSLGTMVSAQAVAKLYQNDVKAFEKIGRVVLFDGPDVTQSLKQMGLSDKEIKAVGEKVTYYVNPFDMVSMLNRTAPYEAQFGKVNVIVPLNFSTTFDGATSSHDFGEFQIDAHGNPLSASETFHPEMLTAGRKLAKLLDTTFSKVGGTGIKGVATGVILAALSGGVGALMALGMSALDAKAIYDDFNKAYKGIVAEAKQKASAWNQTHIPDYQNRIRRASGGQKIELRAELLQSVAQAAVFQSEAFVSEVKMIMNQGLETVQKEIQEGHQAAHNLATYLDSWEVNDLLAEFNLSAFWDSGLESDTTRAAKAYLREMSSVSATLMQVSQHIEAVDSEGASGFNQLMAETQANFGRR, from the coding sequence ATGAGTGATCTATTTAATTATAATAATATGTACGCGAATTTATCGGAAAGTGCATATAGTGACAGACCTAATAATTTCCCGCCCAATAAGTATAAAAACAAAGAACAGGTTTATGATTTTTCTGTGGATAGTGTGTACAGACATAAAAGTGGTGAAGTTAGTTCCACCAAAGGTGGCACCCATCTCCCAAATAACGGGATTGTATATCTTCAGCCTGATAAGACTTTAGAAAACAAAACAGCGTACTATATTGATTATTCTGATACTGATTTTTTTGGAAATCCTCAAGCAAAAAAGAAAAATAGTCAAAAAGGGCTATTGACAGATGAGAAGGCGGGGTTTAATGCTTATTTTGTCACGGATTCACCAACCTTAAGTCAGGAGACAAAGCAGACCTATCTTGCCATACGTGGCAGTGATGGATTTGGCCTTAATACGCTAAACGATTGGGTAGGAAATGATGTGAATTTTGCGTTGACAAATGCCTATATCCCGCAAGCTAAACTGGCGAATCAAGCTCTGGTTGGTAAAATTAAAGACATTAAAAGAGCTGCCCCCAATGCGACACTAGATGTGACGGGGCATTCTTTAGGTACCATGGTCTCTGCTCAAGCGGTTGCGAAGCTTTACCAGAATGATGTTAAAGCATTTGAAAAAATTGGCAGAGTCGTTCTATTTGATGGCCCTGATGTGACACAAAGTTTGAAGCAGATGGGACTTTCAGATAAAGAGATTAAGGCAGTAGGTGAGAAAGTCACTTATTATGTCAATCCTTTTGACATGGTAAGTATGTTAAATCGAACGGCACCTTATGAGGCACAGTTTGGTAAGGTAAATGTGATTGTTCCTCTGAACTTTAGCACGACTTTTGATGGTGCAACGAGCAGTCATGATTTTGGCGAATTTCAAATCGATGCGCATGGCAACCCGCTGTCAGCATCTGAAACCTTTCACCCTGAGATGTTAACTGCAGGTCGAAAACTAGCCAAATTGCTTGATACAACCTTCTCGAAAGTTGGCGGTACTGGTATTAAAGGGGTGGCAACAGGGGTTATTCTAGCGGCCTTATCAGGAGGCGTAGGCGCACTTATGGCACTCGGTATGTCTGCTCTAGATGCGAAAGCCATTTACGATGACTTCAATAAAGCCTACAAAGGCATTGTCGCTGAAGCAAAACAAAAAGCAAGCGCATGGAATCAGACACATATCCCTGATTATCAAAATCGGATTCGTCGGGCGAGTGGTGGTCAAAAAATCGAACTACGTGCTGAACTCCTCCAATCTGTTGCTCAGGCTGCCGTATTCCAGTCAGAAGCCTTTGTTTCTGAGGTCAAAATGATCATGAATCAAGGATTAGAAACCGTACAAAAAGAAATACAAGAGGGCCACCAAGCTGCTCATAATCTCGCGACTTATCTAGATTCATGGGAAGTCAACGACTTGTTAGCTGAGTTCAACCTGTCTGCTTTTTGGGATTCTGGCCTTGAATCAGATACAACTCGAGCTGCTAAAGCCTATCTGAGAGAGATGTCATCAGTTTCGGCAACTTTGATGCAGGTATCGCAACATATCGAAGCAGTTGATAGCGAAGGGGCGAGTGGATTTAATCAGTTAATGGCAGAGACACAAGCAAATTTTGGAAGGAGATAA
- the yqeK gene encoding bis(5'-nucleosyl)-tetraphosphatase (symmetrical) YqeK — translation MYKVSETDNLKMNRLEQQVQTVCKAHDCDDLFKHLIAVAQASKSLAKQVGADQSKAYIAGLLHDIGGIFPNEERIDKARAFHLSLFKEELDLPMIIHQKLSKVLAKQEFEIADDDILSAICCHTTLKANPSLLDKTVFLADKIKWDGAGQPPYLSDLLDALSISLSEGCLFYIDYILTHDIKVLHPWLLAAKASLVDEVANK, via the coding sequence ATGTACAAAGTATCTGAAACTGATAACTTGAAAATGAATAGACTAGAACAGCAAGTGCAGACTGTCTGTAAAGCCCATGATTGTGATGACCTATTCAAACATTTGATTGCTGTAGCACAAGCGTCTAAATCCTTAGCAAAGCAAGTCGGTGCTGATCAAAGTAAGGCCTATATTGCTGGGTTATTGCATGATATTGGCGGTATTTTTCCTAATGAGGAACGAATAGATAAGGCAAGAGCATTCCATCTCTCTCTTTTTAAAGAAGAACTTGACTTACCGATGATTATCCATCAAAAGCTATCTAAAGTCCTTGCCAAGCAAGAATTTGAGATAGCAGATGACGACATATTATCAGCAATTTGCTGCCATACTACATTAAAAGCAAATCCAAGTTTATTAGATAAGACAGTCTTTTTAGCTGATAAAATCAAATGGGATGGTGCAGGTCAACCACCATATCTATCAGACTTGCTTGATGCATTATCTATTTCTTTATCAGAAGGCTGCTTATTCTATATCGACTATATACTAACTCACGATATTAAAGTGTTACATCCCTGGTTATTAGCCGCTAAGGCATCACTAGTAGATGAAGTAGCAAATAAATAA